Genomic segment of Oscillatoria salina IIICB1:
TTGCTCGATTGGAGAGCGTTCGTCAGTTAAGCGCCACCACCAGTTATCTGCTGGTTTTAAGCTTGCTTTCCACTCGTCTAAGAGATTATCGTCAGCGATAACTTTGGCTTGTTTGCGTAAGCGATCGTCGAGGGCGATAATTTTGGCGAGTCGTTCCATTGGGGGTTGTTTTTGACCGCTTTCGGCGACTTCGACGGCATCTCTAGCGAGGAGAACTTCTAAGAGTTCGGCTGAGGAAGGTTGGGGTGGTTCTTCGAGTTTAACTAACGCTTTTTCGTAACGGTCGATCGCTTGGTTGGGAAGGGGTTTGGGATCTGTGAGTTCCCACCACCAATAACTACTGGGAATTTCTAAACCTTGTTTCCATTCTGTTAGCATTTTGCTGACAGCGATCGCGTTTGCTTGTTTTTTTAAGCGATTATCGAGGCGAATTATGGTGACAATATCTTCGATTGGTAAAACACTGTTACCTTTTTTGGCTTTTTCTACTGCATCTCTAGCTTGCAGCATTTCTAAGAGTTGGGGACATTCGGGAGGTTGGTTAGACTCGACGGTAGCGATCGCTTTTTCGTATTGTTCGATGGTTTGACGCAGTAAGGGTAAGGGGTTGGTGAAATCCCACCACCAGGAGGAGTTTGGTGGTTTGAGGTGGTGTTTCCAGTCTTCTAAGCGGCGATCGCGTGTCAGGGCTACTCCCAAGGCTTTTAGTTGTTCGTCTAAGGTAATGATTTCGGCAATTTTGCTTCGTTCTGGTTTTTGTTCGTTAAGAACTTCTTCGAGGCGATCGCGACTGAGGAGAACGTCAAGTAATTTTTCGGTGGGAATTCTCTCTGGATATTGTTTGGTTTTGCTTAAAGCGTGTTGATAAGCATTTAAAGCTTGTTTTAGCAAGGAAGTTTGCGCATTATTTAAATTCCACCACCAATGAGCGGCGGGAATATTCAAATTTTCTTTCCATTCGGCTAAATTTTCGTATTCTGCGAGTTTATCACTTTGAGCTTTTAAACGAAGATCTAGTTCAATTAATTTAGCGATCGCGTTTCCTTTTGATTCTACTTCTGAGGTGCGATCGCGTTCTACCTCATCTCTGGCGAGAAAAACTTCGAGAATCTCTTCTAATGCTGGTTCCAAGGCTTTTTCCAGATTTGAGAGTGCTTTTGCGTATCGCTTCAGCGATCGCTCGAAATCTACTTTTGTCCCTACACCTGGATTTTCGGAAGTATGTTGTCCAGGATGAAAATTCAGTTTCATGTCCATTGAGCGATTTTGTCTAGGGATTACTTCTACTAAGATAACTACTTCTAGCCCTTAGTTGAAATCTAGGGAAACTTACTCAATATTTATTTGTTATTTTTCATAATTTCACCCTGATTACTCATTTTCGCCACTAACTGCGAAAATGAGTTTTTCGAGCAATTTTGCTGGCGGTTTGTTTCTGCAAATCACTTCTCAGCAGTTCCCTGTCTCTAATCGCGTTTTTTCCCTAAACTGAAAGGACTTTGACTTTTTTCTTCTTTATCTGTCTTTACTTCTGGCAAAGAAATATCGCTTTCTTTTACCTCTGTTTCGCTTGATAAATCTGCCTGATTCAAAGCCTCTCGAATCATTTTTCGCAGTTGACGCTGGACTGCTATATGCTTTCCTGGTTTCACTTTGGTTGATGTACTGATTAATAACTCCTCGCTATCAAGATTTTCTAAACCATCTATACGAGTAGCATTAAGTACATTACTATTTTGTTGTTTAATTTTTTTCCCTACTTCACTAAGAATTGCATAAATGCGATCGAGGTTAGCATCTGCATCCACGCTCACTTCGACAACTGCATAAACATAATCCTTAGAATAGTTGACAATTTTGTTAATACTACCATTCCGCAGGATATAAACTTGACCAGTTAAAGCACGAATACGAGTTGTTCTTAAATCAATTGCTTCTACTATCCCTTCGGCGACTACACCTTCGCCATCATCTGTTTGAATGTAGTCTCCAATTATATAATAGTTTTGAAACAAAATTGAAATCCCATTAACCACATCGTCAATTACGTTTTGGGCGCCTAAACCCACAGCTAAACCGACAATTCCTGCACCTGCAAGGACGGGAGTTGGGTCCATATCAATTGTGCGCAAGATAATAAATCCTGACCAAAAATAAATAAAGTAGTTACAGAAATTTTGTCCTAAGGGAACAAAGGTTAAACTGCGGCGATATTTTTCTTCGTTATCATCACCTTGAAGTAAGATATATTCTATAAATAAATCAGCAACTTTAACAGCAATTTTGGTAACGAAAACAATCGAAACGATTCTCAATGCTGCCTGACCATAACCAATTAAAAAGTTCAGCCATTCTACTTGTTGGAAAGCTAAAATAGCTGTGCCAATGTAAATAGCATATTTTAAACAAGTCTGAGCGAAAGGAATCAAAGAACGAAAGTTATGATAAAATCGTAAAACTGTTTTAGCATTTTTGGCTTCTGTGGCTAGTTTATAGCCAGAAGAATCAATTGTATTAACAATCGCGGCTGAAGTTTTAGCAATCACTAAACCGATGGAAATTATTAAATACAGTTTAATTACTAACCATAAACTTTCATAAATAGTTTCGGGCAAGTTAAAAAAGCTCAGACATAAAGCGACAATACCTAACCGCAAACCGTTAATTAAGCTACGATCGAGAACCTGAAAAAATTCATCTATTTGTTCGTCGTTGGCTGCAATTAATTTCTTATTTTTTACATAATCGCTTGCTTTTTGCAAATATTTGTGCAGCCATTTTAAGGCAAAATAACCTAAGAAAATTACTCCTAAAGTTTTCAGGAGAGCCAGACCTAAATTCAGCCAAAAACTGCGTGGAACTGAACTAATAATTTTGAAAGTAGTTTTGGTTAAGTCTTTTTGTTGGTAAATTAGCCAGGCGTCTACAGCTAGGACGAAAATAATTAAAACTACCTCTGCAAATAAAAATAATCGACTTAAATTTTGTCTAATTTTAATGAAATTATCTTTCTGTTCCTGGGAGAAATATTGAGATTTCAACAATTGCTTGACGACCGATTTATTAGTCAAATTAAGGAGGTAAAATAAAATGACTAAAACAGCAATCTCACTAAGAATAAGCAACCCGTTACTAATTAGTGGAGACATGGGCATTAGCTCCGATAAATAAACTCAAAAATATTGGCAAATAAAAGTATAAGGCTATTATAAATCAAAGGGGATAAATTCAATATAAAGTTATTTAAAATAATTAAAATAGCGATAAGGAGAGTGAAATAGATCGCTCGAGAGAGCATACCAATGGCGATCGTCTAAGCAAAATCCAGGCGATCGCCAAAAAGCTGGTTCGAGAGTAACTTGCTAGGGGAGATTCAAGCACAAACAAAAGTAAGACGAACAAAACCGATTAACTTTCTAAAATAAAGCTTGGGAACCTAGCTACAACCGAAACTTGCAGCGTAAAATAGCGAGAATCGAAAGCGAACTTATTTCTCCCTAATGGTCAAACTAACACCAAATCCAAGCTTCAGTTTAACGATTCGCCTAACATATCCCAATCGAGCCGGGATGTTAGCCAGTGTAGCCCAAGCGATCGCCGATGTGGGCGGTAACTTAGGACAAGTATTACTGATCGAACAAACCAGGAAAACCTACTTGCGTGAAATTACCGTTGACGCAGCAAGTACCGAACACGCCGAACAAATTGTTGCCGCCTTGAAAAGTTTACCAGACGTGCAAATCGTCAAAGTGTCCGATCGCACCTTCGATCTTCATCGCGGTGGCAAAATTCACATCCAGAGTCGGATCCCCCTAACCGCCCAATCCGACCTCGCAATGGCATATACTCCAGGAGTAGGACGAATTTGTAAAGCGATCGCCGAAGATCCCGAAAAAGTTTACTCGCTGACGATGAAAAGTAACACCGTCGCGATCGTTACTGATGGTAGCGCAATCCTCGGATTAGGTAATCTCGGACCCGAAGCAGCTTTACCAGTCATGGAAGGTAAAGCTATGCTCTTTAAAGAATTTGCTGGTATCGATGCCTTTCCCATCTGTTTAGCCACCCAAGACACCGAGACAATCGTCGAAACCGTGAAAAATCTCGCCCCAGTCTTTGGCGGTGTCAACCTCGAAGATATCAGCGCCCCACGCTGCTTTGAAATCGAACAAAAACTGCGACAAGAAACCAACATTCCCATCTTTCACGACGATCAACACGGAACCGCGATCGTCACTTTAGCCGCCTTATATAACGCCCTGAAACTGGTCAAAAAAAGCCTAGAAGAGGTGCGAATTGTAATTAACGGAGCCGGAGCCGCCGGAGTCGCGATCGCCCACCTCCTCCGCAAAGCAGGCGCAACCACCATTTTGATGTGCGACTCAAAAGGCATCCTTTCCACCGCCCGAAACGATCTCAACGCCCAGAAACAAGAATTTGCCGTTGCAGAAAGTGGTTCCCTCGCCGATGCCATGAAAAACTCAGATATCTTTATTGGTGTCAGCGTTCCCGGAGTAGTCACCCCAGAAATGGTGAAATCGATGGCTAGCGATCGCATCGTCATGGCAATGGCAAACCCAATCCCCGAAATTCAACCAGAATTAGTTTACGACGACGTAGCAGTTATTGCCACCGGACGCAGCGACTATCCCAACCAAATCAACAACGTCCTCGCCTTTCCCGGCGTATTTCGTGGCGCACTCGACTGTCGCGCCGCCGCCATTACCACCAATATGTATTTAGAAGCAGCAGCCGCGATCGCCTCATTAATTTCTCCCCACCAACTCGAACCCGAACATATTATCCCCTCCGTCTTTGACGAACGAGTGGTTACCGCCGTCTCCGGAGCCGTCCAAAAAGCCGCCCGTCAAGACGGAGTAGCCCGACTTTAGGGATTAGGGACTGGGGACTGGGGACTGGTGATTGGGGACTGGGTTCAGTTATCAGTTATCAGTGAACAGTGAACAGTGAGCAGTGAATAGGGAACAGTTAACAGTTTATTCGCTAATTGCTTTTTGTCTCCAATATCTACTGGTAACTGATAACTGATAACTGATAACTGATAACTGTTCACTGCTCACTGAAAACCCCCTCTTCCCAATTCCCAGTCCCCAGATAGAGCTAAACCAAACCAAAACCCGAAAAAATAAGAAAAAATGCTGTTATTTCCAGCTTCTTAAACATGAACTTTAACTTTTTCGATTTATTTTGGGTGTTTCTCATCTTCTCTTCCCTGCAACCTTGGTGGCAGCGTCGTCAACTCGAATATCGTCGAGTCAAAACAATCCAAGAATTCGAGCAGGAACGCAAAAGCCGTGTAATCTTGCTCATTCACCGCCAAGAATCAATTAGCTTGCTCGGAATTCCCCTCTCGCGCTACATTTCTATCGAAGACTCAGAACAAGTATTACGAGCAATTCGCCTTACTCCAGATAACGTCCCCATCGACTTAATTCTCCATACCCCAGGAGGACTGGTATTAGCCACCGAACAAATTGCTAGGGCATTAATTCGTCATCCCTCCAAAGTAACTGTCTTTGTACCTCACTACGCCATGAGTGGCGGTACAATGCTCGCCTTAGCAGCAGATGAGATCGTCATGGATGCAAATGCAGTCTTAGGACCAGTCGATCCCCAACTTGGTAATATGCCAGCAGCTAGCATTTTGCAAGTAGTGACCGAAAAGCCAATTGAGAAAATCGACGACGAAACGCTGATTATGGCAGATTTATCGAAAAAAGCCATGAATCAAGTGCAACGTTTTGTCCGAACCTTACTTAAAGACGACATTCCGGAGCAAAAAGTCGCCCCAGAAGATATTGAGAAAATCGTCGATACCCTCACCAGTGGTAAAATTACCCACGATTGTCCGATCGCTGTAGAAGAAGCTACCGAATTAGGTTTACCCGTCACCGTCGGTTTACCCAAAATCATTTATCAACTGATGGATTTATATCCCCAACCCCAAGGTGGTCGTCCCTCTGTACAATATATTCCTATGCCCTACAAACCTTATCCAGCTTTACCAGAAAGCAAAGGTAGACCGCAAGAATAAGGATTTGGGGACTGGGTTCAGTTAGCAGTGAACAGTGAACAGTAAACAGTGAACAGTTTATCCTTTTTATCCTTTCCCTTTTCCCCCTCTTGCTTGCTTGTCTCCAATCTCTACTCTCTACTGATAACTGGTAACTACACCCAATCCTCAATCCCTAATAATTGCACAAATACTGCTTTGAGAGCCATACTATTGCCATCAACCAAAACCAAAGAAAATGACAAGCGCACAGAAATTATCAAAAAATAGGCGAGAAGCCCGCCGTAACTTGTGGTTTGAAAGAGCAATGGCAATAATTGCGACAATTAATTATCTAGTAGTATTATTTGACGTTACTTATCTTCCCTTACGAAATTTTTGGCTTCAAGGCAGAATTCAGCTTTTTAGCTTTCAAGTTGGTCCGTGGGAAACTGAAGGAATTCCGGTTGAAGTTCCGCTCCCGCCAGTAACAAACTGGTATGATTGGGTAAAGGGAATCGAACCTTATCGCGATACAGAGCAGTATCTAGAAGTAGTTGAAGAATTAGAAGATCAAGTTATTGCTACCAGTCTGCGATCGCCGGAAGTAGAGGTAATTCTTGCGGAATTGCGCCAGCGTAGTATAGACATAATTGAAACCAATCCTTTCCAAATTGCTAATAAAACTGGCACTTTGGAAAAAATTAAAAATGAAATGCGCGAGCATCTCGAAGAAGAGTCAGCGAAAGAGGCTTTTCGTGTTTTTTGGAGTCAAGAATATTTAGCAGAGCAAGGTTTTACCGAAGCCTTGGCTTTTTTCAATGAAGAAATTCGCCCTTTATTTGCCATCAATTATTATCGTCCTATTGGTGAAAATGGCGAGTTTGTAGACAATTTTGGTTTATTTGATTTTCCCTTTGAAGCACTTTTTTTTGTGGAATTTTTGGCGCGGACCTGGTTTATAAGTCGCCGCCATCATGGAATAAGTTGGTTCGATGCAATGCTCTGGCGCTGGTATGATTTCTTCTTCTGGTTGCCAATTTTTATTCCTTTTCAAGATTTAGCGAGATATTTACGTTTGCTGCGGATTATTCCCGTAACAATTCGTTTAAATCAAGCTAATTTAATTAATCTTGACAAAATTCAAAAACAGGCAAGTCAAGGATTTGTCGCTGGAATTGCTGAAGATGTAACCGAAGTAGTAATTATTCGGGTATTAAATCAATTTCAAGCCGCAATTCGCGATGGAGAAATTACTAATCTCCTGCAAAGTAGCAGAGTGAAGCCTTATATAGACCTTAATGATGTTAATGAAACAGCAGAATTAACTAAGTTGATGACTAAACTAATGGTAGATGAAGTCATCCCGAAAGTCAGACCAGATTTAGAAGCTTTATTACAGCATAATATCGATAAAACAATTCATGATTTTCCTGCTTATCAAGCAATTCAACAATTACCAGGAGTTGAGGATATAGAAAATAGATTAGTCGCGCAATTAGTTCCTCAAATTTATCAAATTATTTACGATAATCTCAAAAATGCGACCAAAGAAGATCCAGTTAATGACGAATTAATGTCGCGCTTGTTAGAAAATCTGGGTCAAACATTAGGAAGCGAACTTCAAGCTCAAGATACTTTACAGAGAACTCAATATTTGCTAGATGCCTTAATTGAAGAAGTCAAAATTAACTACGTCGAACGTTTGTCTCAAGAAGACATCGAACAAATCCTCGATCAAACTAGGGCTTTGCGGGAAAAAGCTCGCCAACAGTATCACGAGACAAGATTACTCAGCGATCGCCCCTAGTCGTCAATTTGTCCTTTATTTTGATAGACTAGAGATCGGTTGAGTTGCCGTGACGGGGACTCAAGCCAGAAGCAAGACATAATTTTGTCTGCGGAAAGTGGGTCGTACCCGCTTTTTTTGTTGGATAGATTTTTCGATGACTCATCCTCTAATACCCGAAATTATCGAGCTAGCGACACCAATCGCAGCAGAACTAGGTTTAGAATTAGTCGGCGCGGTTTTCCAGACGAACCGAAAACCGCCTGTATTGCGCGTGGACGTGCGTAATTTAGCTGATGACACCAGTTTAGATGACTGCGAACGGATGAGTAGAGCTTTAGAAGCACAATTAGATATTCAGGAATTAATTTCCGAACCCTACGTGCTAGAAATATCGAGTCCCGGTATTTCCAGACAGTTAACCACAGATCGAGAATTTATTTCCTTTAAAGGGTTTTCTGTCATTATCAAAACCTACACTCCCTATGAAGGAAAAAAAGAGTGGCGAGGAAAACTCCAAGGTAGAGACCAAGAGACAGTGTATCTCAACCAAAAAGGACGGGCGATCGCTATTCCTCGTCAACTCGTCGCCAAAGTGCAACTAGAAGATTAACCCCTATCGCTCGTTGGGCAAAAATTATTGGTCTTTTCTGGGTAGATGGTTCTTATTCGCGATTACCGATCGCCCCAATTGACCAACGAGCGATGACTGCTTACTGAAAAAGGAGATGCGTGCTATATGTCAATTGTTGCTTTACCAGGACTGAAAAAATTAATTGAAGAAATCTCTCAAAAACACAATTTACCCAAATCTGCCGTCCAGCAAGCATTACGAGAAGCGTTAATCAAAGGATACGAACGCTATCGTCGCGCTCAAAGTTTAAATCGCAACCAATTTAGCGAAGATTATTTTGAGAACTTTGAAGTCGAACTGGATACAGAAGAAGAAGGTTTTCGGATTCTCTCAACCAAGGTAATTGTCGAAGAAGTTGATAATACCGATCATCAAATTTCCCTCGAAGAAGTTCAGCAAGTAGCATCCGAAGCACAAACCGGGGATTCAGTAGTCTTAGATGTTACCCCAGATCAAAGAGAATTTGGTCGGATGGCAGCAATTCAAACCAAGCAAGTCCTGCTGCAAAAACTTCGGGATCAGCAGCGTAAATTGATTCAAGAAGAATTTCAGGACATTGAAAACACGGTTTTGCAAGCCAGAGTATTAAGATTTGAGAGACAATCAGCGATCGTGGCTGTGAGTAGTTCCTTTGGTCAACCAGAAGTAGAAGCCGAATTGCCCAAACGCGAACAACTTCCCAACGATAACTATCGAGCTAATGCGACATTTAAGGTTTATCTGAAAAAAGTGCGCGAAGGAACCCAACGCGGTCCGCAATTAATCGTTTCCAGAGCATCTGCTGGTTTAGTAGTTTATTTATTCGCCAACGAAGTACCAGAAATTGAAGACGAAGTTGTCAGAATTGTCGCCGTAGCTAGAGAAGCTAATCCTCCCTCTCGTCAAGTCGGTCCCCGCACGAAAATTGCTGTAGACACCCTAGAGCGAGATGTCGATCCAGTAGGTGCTTGTATTGGTGCAAGAGGATCGCGCATCCAAGCAGTAGTAAACGAACTACGCGGTGAGAAAATTGACGTTATTCGTTGGTCTCCCGATCCCGCTACCTACATTGCCAACGCCCTCAGTCCCGCCCGCGTCGATCGAGTATTATTAGTTAATCCTGACGAACGTCAGGCATTAGTTCTTGTACCAGATAACCAACTAAGTTTAGCGATCGGAAAAGAAGGACAAAATGTGCGCCTTGCTGCCCGTCTTACAGGCTGGAAAATTGATATCAAAGATACCGCGAAGTACGATCCTGAAGCTGAAAAACAAAAACAAGCAGCTCAAGCTGAATCGATCGAAGAAACAGCACAAGAAGATTTAGATCCTTTAGAAATAGGGATAAAAAAACAGTCTCAGCAAGAATTTGCTGATTTTGAGGACTTTGAGCAAGAAGAACTAGAGAGGGAATTTGGCGCAGACGAATCAGAATAGGAAGTAAGGAGGTGAGGTAAGGCATGAAAACCAACTACCGACGTTGCCTAAGCTG
This window contains:
- a CDS encoding mechanosensitive ion channel family protein encodes the protein MSPLISNGLLILSEIAVLVILFYLLNLTNKSVVKQLLKSQYFSQEQKDNFIKIRQNLSRLFLFAEVVLIIFVLAVDAWLIYQQKDLTKTTFKIISSVPRSFWLNLGLALLKTLGVIFLGYFALKWLHKYLQKASDYVKNKKLIAANDEQIDEFFQVLDRSLINGLRLGIVALCLSFFNLPETIYESLWLVIKLYLIISIGLVIAKTSAAIVNTIDSSGYKLATEAKNAKTVLRFYHNFRSLIPFAQTCLKYAIYIGTAILAFQQVEWLNFLIGYGQAALRIVSIVFVTKIAVKVADLFIEYILLQGDDNEEKYRRSLTFVPLGQNFCNYFIYFWSGFIILRTIDMDPTPVLAGAGIVGLAVGLGAQNVIDDVVNGISILFQNYYIIGDYIQTDDGEGVVAEGIVEAIDLRTTRIRALTGQVYILRNGSINKIVNYSKDYVYAVVEVSVDADANLDRIYAILSEVGKKIKQQNSNVLNATRIDGLENLDSEELLISTSTKVKPGKHIAVQRQLRKMIREALNQADLSSETEVKESDISLPEVKTDKEEKSQSPFSLGKKRD
- a CDS encoding malic enzyme-like NAD(P)-binding protein, with product MVKLTPNPSFSLTIRLTYPNRAGMLASVAQAIADVGGNLGQVLLIEQTRKTYLREITVDAASTEHAEQIVAALKSLPDVQIVKVSDRTFDLHRGGKIHIQSRIPLTAQSDLAMAYTPGVGRICKAIAEDPEKVYSLTMKSNTVAIVTDGSAILGLGNLGPEAALPVMEGKAMLFKEFAGIDAFPICLATQDTETIVETVKNLAPVFGGVNLEDISAPRCFEIEQKLRQETNIPIFHDDQHGTAIVTLAALYNALKLVKKSLEEVRIVINGAGAAGVAIAHLLRKAGATTILMCDSKGILSTARNDLNAQKQEFAVAESGSLADAMKNSDIFIGVSVPGVVTPEMVKSMASDRIVMAMANPIPEIQPELVYDDVAVIATGRSDYPNQINNVLAFPGVFRGALDCRAAAITTNMYLEAAAAIASLISPHQLEPEHIIPSVFDERVVTAVSGAVQKAARQDGVARL
- a CDS encoding SDH family Clp fold serine proteinase, whose amino-acid sequence is MNFNFFDLFWVFLIFSSLQPWWQRRQLEYRRVKTIQEFEQERKSRVILLIHRQESISLLGIPLSRYISIEDSEQVLRAIRLTPDNVPIDLILHTPGGLVLATEQIARALIRHPSKVTVFVPHYAMSGGTMLALAADEIVMDANAVLGPVDPQLGNMPAASILQVVTEKPIEKIDDETLIMADLSKKAMNQVQRFVRTLLKDDIPEQKVAPEDIEKIVDTLTSGKITHDCPIAVEEATELGLPVTVGLPKIIYQLMDLYPQPQGGRPSVQYIPMPYKPYPALPESKGRPQE
- the rimP gene encoding ribosome maturation factor RimP; the encoded protein is MTHPLIPEIIELATPIAAELGLELVGAVFQTNRKPPVLRVDVRNLADDTSLDDCERMSRALEAQLDIQELISEPYVLEISSPGISRQLTTDREFISFKGFSVIIKTYTPYEGKKEWRGKLQGRDQETVYLNQKGRAIAIPRQLVAKVQLED
- the nusA gene encoding transcription termination factor NusA, which produces MSIVALPGLKKLIEEISQKHNLPKSAVQQALREALIKGYERYRRAQSLNRNQFSEDYFENFEVELDTEEEGFRILSTKVIVEEVDNTDHQISLEEVQQVASEAQTGDSVVLDVTPDQREFGRMAAIQTKQVLLQKLRDQQRKLIQEEFQDIENTVLQARVLRFERQSAIVAVSSSFGQPEVEAELPKREQLPNDNYRANATFKVYLKKVREGTQRGPQLIVSRASAGLVVYLFANEVPEIEDEVVRIVAVAREANPPSRQVGPRTKIAVDTLERDVDPVGACIGARGSRIQAVVNELRGEKIDVIRWSPDPATYIANALSPARVDRVLLVNPDERQALVLVPDNQLSLAIGKEGQNVRLAARLTGWKIDIKDTAKYDPEAEKQKQAAQAESIEETAQEDLDPLEIGIKKQSQQEFADFEDFEQEELEREFGADESE